The region TGACCAGGTTACGCAAAAGGCGCAGTGGTCTGCCGGGTTTTACGCTTTACTTGGCTACAAGCCCGGCGACATCGAGTGCTCCTACAAAAACTTTTACGACAACCTTCTTTACCACGGGGACAAGGCTGCCTTTATAAAGGCTATCCATTATTCGGGGCCGGGGCCTGCGCCTGTTGCACAGGTCCGTTTGCTTACCAGGCATAAAGGCTACCAGTGGTTTGAAAGTACCGCTTTAAAGTACGATGGCGACGACGGCAGGTTTATATACGGAGTACTCAGCAATATTGATCATCACAAACTTACCGAACTAAAAGCCAAAAAAGCAGAGTTCTTGTACGCTGAAACCAGCCGCATTGCCAGAATTGGCGGCTGGGAAATAGATATACCAACAATGGGCCTGTATATGTCGCCTGAGATATTTGAGATATATCAGCTATACGGCGATGTTAATATGACCTTTGACGAGGCAATCAGCTTTTTTGAACCACAGTACCAGCCTGTAATTACCAAGGCGATTGACGATGCTATAAAACTCTGCAAACCATACGACCAGGAGATGCTGTTCCGTACGGCCAAAAACAATGTTATTTGGGTTAGGGCTAAAGGTGAGCCGATAATTGACGACGACGGCAAATGCGTCAAGGTGCGTGGCATTTTCCAGGACATTGATATCATTAAACGACGAGGCTTAAGTATGCAATCGTCTATCAACCTACTGGACGATCAAAACAAACGTTTGCAAAACTTCGCCTACATTGTTTCGCACAACCTTCGTTCGCATGCAGGCAATCTCAAATTCATGGTTAACCTTTTTGAAGAAAGCACAGCCGAAGCAGATAAGGAAGAGATTTTTTCTCACATAAAAACCATCAGCCACAGCCTGACGGCCACTATGGGTCATCTGGATGAGATTGTGAAAATACAATCAGAAATAGGCAAAGAGCGTAAGAACTTATCTTTTCAAAGTATTTTTAATAACGTGGTAGCTGCGCTGGACACCAATATACAGGCCGGCAAGGTTCAGCTTAAAACCGACTTTAGCCGAGCGCAAGAGATAAGTTATATTCCTGCTTATCTGGAGAGCATCTTTCAGAATTTGCTTACCAATGCAATTAAGTACCGCCACCCGCAGCGGCAGCCGATTATCACCTGTTATACTTATAAAGAGCAGGAACACATCTACCTCGTTTTTGAGGATAATGGTGTGGGGATAGATATGCAGCGGTATGGCGACCAGTTGTTTGGTATGTACCGCACCTTCCATAATAATAAAGATGCTAAAGGCATAGGCCTTTTCATGACACGGAACCAGGTAGAAGCACTGGGCGGGAGTATAGACGTAGAAAGTACCGTTGATGTTGGCACTAAATTTACAGTAAGGTTATCGTAAAAGATACTACTGTATAATGAGTGATGAAAGAAAAAGAATGACTGCCTGTATTATTGATGACGATGAAATTTTTGTTTACGGCTTTAAAAAGCTGATGCAAATTAAGGGTATACACGCTGATACGCTTGATTTTAGCAATGGCAAAGAAGCTATCGACTATCTTAAAGATCCCTTTAACACGCACACTTTACCCGATGTAATATTTGTAGACATTAACATGCCGGTAATGGACGGCTGGGAATTTACCTGCAACTACGAGGAAATTAAAGCTCGTTTGGGCAAAAAAATCCCGGTTTACGCTATAAGCTCATCAATTGACATAGATGATATTATTCGTGCAAAAAATAATTCTGTGATTAAAGATTACATCCTTAAGCCTATAGACGAGGCTTACATGAAGGACATCTTCAACTCCATAGATCCCGGTTTCGGCTTTCAGCAAATAGGTTAGTATCTCAATAAAAAAGACGCGAATTACCGCGTCTTCCTTAAATAACATTTTAGAAGTATTTTGCTGGCTACTCGATATAGCTTTCTAATATTTTAAAGCCTGTGGTGGTCTCTAATGCTACGCTGTTAATTGTTTTGGGTAATAAAATACACTCGCCCATTTTTACATTGTAGGTTTCGCTGTTATGCTTAATGGTGTATTCACCTTCAACGCAAACATGTATCACAAAAGAGTCAAGGTTTGAATAGTCCTTTGTGGTAGCGTGCGTAAAATCAAGAACATTGGTGGTAAAGTACGGGCACTTTACCAATTCAACCGTCTCGTTCTGCGCAGGGGTATATTGCGTTTTATATTCGGGATAATGCTTGTAATCTATTGCAGCAAGTGCTTCCTGGGTGTGCAGCTCACGTTTTTGCCCTTTATCATCTACCCTATCAAAATCGTATATGCGGTAAGTAATGTCTGATGTTTGCTGTATTTCGGCAATAAGCAGGCCTTTACCTATTGTGTGCACACGCCCGGCAGGTAAAAAGAACACA is a window of Mucilaginibacter terrenus DNA encoding:
- a CDS encoding response regulator codes for the protein MSDERKRMTACIIDDDEIFVYGFKKLMQIKGIHADTLDFSNGKEAIDYLKDPFNTHTLPDVIFVDINMPVMDGWEFTCNYEEIKARLGKKIPVYAISSSIDIDDIIRAKNNSVIKDYILKPIDEAYMKDIFNSIDPGFGFQQIG
- a CDS encoding PAS domain-containing sensor histidine kinase, with the translated sequence MMSNSVTDNFSEESAARLARLINNVNTGIWQYDQVTQKAQWSAGFYALLGYKPGDIECSYKNFYDNLLYHGDKAAFIKAIHYSGPGPAPVAQVRLLTRHKGYQWFESTALKYDGDDGRFIYGVLSNIDHHKLTELKAKKAEFLYAETSRIARIGGWEIDIPTMGLYMSPEIFEIYQLYGDVNMTFDEAISFFEPQYQPVITKAIDDAIKLCKPYDQEMLFRTAKNNVIWVRAKGEPIIDDDGKCVKVRGIFQDIDIIKRRGLSMQSSINLLDDQNKRLQNFAYIVSHNLRSHAGNLKFMVNLFEESTAEADKEEIFSHIKTISHSLTATMGHLDEIVKIQSEIGKERKNLSFQSIFNNVVAALDTNIQAGKVQLKTDFSRAQEISYIPAYLESIFQNLLTNAIKYRHPQRQPIITCYTYKEQEHIYLVFEDNGVGIDMQRYGDQLFGMYRTFHNNKDAKGIGLFMTRNQVEALGGSIDVESTVDVGTKFTVRLS